One Streptomyces sp. NBC_00554 DNA segment encodes these proteins:
- a CDS encoding cytochrome P450 has translation MSVVDSFPLGAATTLAELARDPHPRLALLRAQEPVSWLPELNGWLVTRRDLALGVMRDAETFTVDDPRFSTAQVVGPSMLSLDGDQHARHREPFTAPFRPREVREGFASFIERETDRLITALEPAGAVELRRAFAGPLAVAVVTEALGLVGTTAATVLAWYDSIVGAVSDITAGHEAGPAGPAAYAQLRAAVEATVADRGAASLLGSAAGRLTLPEVASNAAVLMFGGIETIEAMITNALLHLLQRPDQLALVRADFGLLDGAIEESLRLEPGAAVVDRYATRDTVLGPATIRRGELVTVSLTGANRDPAVFPDPDRFDVRRENARLQLAFAHGPHYCLAAHLARLETRIALQRLLERLPALRLDPDRPAAAQGLVFRKPPTLHVLWDGPA, from the coding sequence ATGAGCGTCGTCGACTCCTTCCCGCTCGGTGCCGCGACCACGCTTGCCGAACTCGCCCGGGACCCGCATCCACGACTGGCACTGCTCCGCGCGCAGGAGCCCGTCTCCTGGCTCCCCGAACTGAACGGCTGGCTCGTGACTCGCCGCGACCTCGCGCTGGGCGTGATGCGGGACGCCGAGACCTTCACCGTCGACGACCCCCGGTTCTCCACCGCACAGGTCGTCGGCCCGAGCATGCTGTCCCTGGACGGTGACCAGCACGCCCGCCACCGCGAGCCCTTCACCGCTCCCTTCCGCCCCCGGGAAGTGCGTGAGGGTTTCGCCTCGTTCATCGAGCGGGAGACCGACCGGCTCATCACCGCACTGGAACCCGCGGGCGCCGTCGAACTGCGACGTGCCTTCGCCGGCCCGCTGGCGGTCGCCGTCGTGACCGAGGCACTCGGTCTTGTCGGCACCACCGCGGCCACGGTGCTCGCCTGGTACGACTCCATCGTGGGGGCGGTCTCGGACATCACCGCCGGACACGAGGCGGGACCGGCCGGCCCGGCGGCGTACGCCCAACTGCGGGCCGCGGTGGAAGCCACCGTCGCGGACCGGGGCGCCGCCTCGCTCCTCGGTTCCGCCGCCGGGCGGCTGACGCTGCCGGAGGTGGCGTCCAATGCCGCGGTGCTGATGTTCGGCGGCATAGAGACCATCGAGGCAATGATCACCAACGCGCTGCTGCACCTGCTGCAACGCCCCGATCAACTCGCCCTTGTCCGGGCCGACTTCGGTCTGCTGGACGGCGCGATCGAGGAATCCCTGCGCCTCGAACCCGGGGCGGCGGTCGTCGACCGCTACGCCACCCGTGACACCGTCCTCGGCCCGGCCACGATCCGCCGAGGCGAACTGGTCACCGTCTCCCTGACGGGCGCCAACCGCGACCCGGCCGTCTTCCCCGACCCCGACCGGTTCGATGTCCGCCGCGAGAACGCGCGCCTCCAACTGGCCTTCGCACACGGCCCGCACTACTGCCTCGCCGCGCACCTCGCCCGCCTGGAGACCCGCATAGCCCTGCAGCGACTGCTCGAACGCCTCCCTGCCCTGCGCCTCGACCCGGACCGCCCCGCCGCTGCACAGGGACTGGTCTTCCGTAAGCCCCCAACTCTGCATGTGCTGTGGGACGGTCCTGCCTGA
- a CDS encoding ABC transporter substrate-binding protein, with protein MQRRILGFVTAVLTVACAAGCGSSSGTDGSSSSGGNKTAQVKVGIIPIVDVAPLYLGQKKGFFSSRGIELEMESAQGGAAIIPGVVSGQFQFGFSNTTSLMVAQTRGVPVKSVVNGATTTGNTTTDVTGVAVRKDSPIRSAKDLAGRTVAVNTLKNIGDTTVRESVRKDGGDPSKVKFVELPFDQMPAALDGGRVDAAWMGEPAQTIAKSQGARVVTSPFAETDPRLTLATYFTTTRLTKENPDLVKKFTEAMTESLEYASEHPEEARQILTVYTKIDSEVMEKLTLPDWPTQIDMPSLEKLASLGEQDGIFGDKKPDLDALFQ; from the coding sequence ATGCAAAGGCGCATTCTCGGGTTTGTGACAGCAGTGTTGACGGTCGCCTGTGCGGCCGGATGCGGATCCTCATCCGGGACCGATGGTTCGTCGTCCTCGGGCGGGAACAAGACGGCACAGGTCAAGGTCGGCATCATCCCGATCGTCGATGTGGCACCGCTCTACCTGGGCCAGAAGAAGGGCTTCTTCAGCAGCCGCGGCATCGAGCTGGAGATGGAGAGTGCGCAGGGCGGTGCCGCGATCATTCCGGGTGTGGTGAGCGGCCAGTTCCAGTTCGGGTTCAGCAACACCACGTCGTTGATGGTCGCTCAGACCCGCGGAGTGCCGGTCAAGTCGGTGGTCAACGGGGCGACAACCACCGGAAACACCACCACCGACGTCACCGGTGTCGCCGTCAGGAAGGACAGCCCGATCAGGTCGGCCAAGGACCTCGCGGGGAGGACAGTGGCGGTGAACACCCTGAAGAACATCGGGGACACCACGGTGCGCGAGTCGGTACGCAAGGACGGCGGCGACCCCTCGAAGGTCAAGTTCGTGGAGCTACCGTTCGACCAGATGCCGGCCGCTCTGGACGGCGGCCGGGTGGACGCCGCCTGGATGGGCGAACCGGCACAGACGATCGCCAAGTCCCAGGGCGCGCGCGTCGTGACGTCACCGTTCGCCGAGACCGACCCCCGGCTCACTCTCGCGACGTACTTCACGACGACCAGGCTGACGAAGGAAAACCCCGACCTGGTGAAGAAGTTCACCGAGGCGATGACCGAGTCACTGGAGTACGCCTCCGAGCACCCGGAGGAGGCGCGCCAGATCCTCACCGTCTACACCAAGATCGACAGCGAGGTGATGGAGAAGCTGACGCTGCCCGACTGGCCGACGCAGATCGACATGCCCTCTCTGGAAAAGCTGGCCTCCCTGGGTGAGCAGGACGGGATCTTCGGCGACAAGAAGCCGGACCTGGACGCTCTGTTCCAATGA
- a CDS encoding tannase/feruloyl esterase family alpha/beta hydrolase — MNRTRQSLRRRRPTLVAVAALLLTLAGLSPGAGGTAAAAEARRANGGPILPVTACADLATDGATASDLSAVPDAPTRITSATVVEATATVPAYCFVKGYVAPQVNFELKLPLSTWRGRYLQQGCGGLCGYISATTFPTAPDPACEARAGGDFALAATDDGHTSPGPFSAEGWGQDQQLRIDFGYRAVHVVSVAAKAVMKEYYGTPPRYSYFNGCSDGGREGLMEAQRYPEDFDGIIAGAPAAYMPFLASEHTAWVARANTGADGRPVLTADKLPGLHSAVLTACDGDDGLIDGQIDDPRTCDFDPASIQCAAGVDRTDCLTPAQVTAARKLYAPPTDENGQLLYPGREEPGSEISWAGPPVPWITAPPGTPTFAPVTADNYLRYLAFPVGQPGVPLADWEFTSQNFAELLPEQRTIAALDPDLSEFRDAGGKLILYHGWADTLIPPTGTTNYYRAVQDTMGGPAATNRFARLFMFPGLYHCTGGGPGPDNSDLVHQLVGWTERGAAPQKIIATRADANGNATRTRPVYPYPIVARYKGTGSIDDAANFAPAPPATRPDDHVDWLGNDLLK; from the coding sequence GTGAACCGCACCAGACAGTCCTTACGAAGGCGCCGGCCGACCCTGGTCGCGGTCGCGGCGCTCCTGCTGACACTGGCCGGCCTGAGCCCCGGCGCCGGCGGCACGGCCGCCGCCGCGGAAGCACGGCGGGCGAACGGCGGCCCCATCCTGCCGGTGACAGCCTGCGCCGATCTCGCCACCGACGGCGCGACGGCAAGCGACCTGTCGGCCGTCCCGGACGCACCGACCCGGATCACCTCCGCCACGGTGGTCGAGGCCACCGCGACCGTACCGGCGTACTGCTTCGTCAAGGGCTATGTCGCCCCCCAGGTCAACTTCGAGCTCAAGCTGCCGCTCAGCACCTGGCGGGGCCGCTATCTGCAGCAAGGCTGCGGCGGGCTCTGCGGGTACATCTCCGCGACCACCTTCCCGACCGCGCCCGACCCGGCCTGCGAGGCCCGGGCCGGCGGGGACTTCGCCCTCGCCGCGACGGACGACGGCCACACCTCGCCGGGCCCCTTCAGCGCCGAGGGGTGGGGTCAGGACCAGCAACTGCGGATCGACTTCGGGTACCGGGCGGTCCATGTGGTCTCCGTTGCCGCCAAGGCGGTTATGAAGGAGTACTACGGGACGCCTCCGAGGTACTCGTACTTCAACGGCTGTTCGGACGGCGGCCGCGAGGGGCTGATGGAGGCCCAGCGCTACCCGGAGGACTTCGACGGGATCATCGCCGGTGCACCGGCCGCCTACATGCCCTTCCTCGCGAGCGAACACACCGCCTGGGTCGCCCGCGCCAACACCGGTGCGGACGGTCGCCCCGTCCTCACCGCGGACAAACTCCCGGGTCTGCACTCCGCCGTCCTCACCGCCTGTGACGGCGACGACGGTCTGATCGACGGCCAGATCGACGACCCGCGCACCTGCGACTTCGACCCCGCGTCGATCCAGTGCGCCGCCGGCGTCGACCGGACCGACTGCCTCACCCCCGCCCAGGTCACCGCTGCCCGGAAGCTGTACGCGCCGCCGACGGACGAGAACGGCCAACTGCTCTACCCCGGACGGGAGGAGCCGGGCTCGGAGATCTCCTGGGCCGGCCCGCCGGTTCCGTGGATCACCGCGCCCCCGGGCACCCCCACCTTCGCCCCCGTCACCGCGGACAACTACCTGCGCTACCTGGCGTTTCCCGTCGGACAGCCCGGTGTGCCGCTGGCCGACTGGGAGTTCACTTCGCAGAACTTCGCGGAGCTCCTGCCGGAGCAGCGCACCATCGCCGCGCTCGACCCCGATCTGAGCGAGTTCCGGGACGCGGGCGGCAAGTTGATCCTCTATCACGGGTGGGCCGACACCCTGATCCCGCCGACCGGCACCACCAACTACTACCGGGCCGTCCAGGACACCATGGGCGGACCGGCGGCCACCAACCGCTTCGCCCGCCTCTTCATGTTCCCCGGCCTCTACCACTGCACGGGGGGCGGGCCAGGCCCCGACAACTCCGACCTGGTCCACCAACTGGTCGGGTGGACCGAGCGAGGAGCGGCACCCCAGAAGATCATCGCCACCCGGGCCGACGCCAACGGCAACGCCACCCGCACCCGGCCCGTGTACCCCTATCCCATTGTCGCCAGGTACAAGGGCACCGGCAGCATCGACGACGCCGCCAACTTCGCCCCGGCGCCGCCGGCCACCCGACCCGACGACCACGTCGACTGGCTCGGCA